A stretch of Bradyrhizobium sp. AZCC 2262 DNA encodes these proteins:
- a CDS encoding MurR/RpiR family transcriptional regulator: protein MALPQPKSSPLSELCSALPSLPARLQQVGRFVAANDYDATTRSMRDLAAEAGADPAAFTRLAKALGYSGWDELRAALTEARRPTQAQPFSARTRAGRNGPHAEISLVADKLEAEAAGLARIAPGAVADAAKALNAARRIWIAGFRSCRSVAELLNYQLRLFRPDEVHLVGGSGPEDLDLGAFRSGDAVVVIGFAPYSRASVLSARAAHDSGATLVAIADAITAPMAEGADHLLLYEAAASPGFFPSLTGAIAIAQSLAAVTFVLGGAKAKRRLEETEGRLAAMSQYVAEEG from the coding sequence ATGGCGCTGCCCCAGCCAAAATCCTCGCCGCTCAGCGAATTGTGCAGTGCGCTGCCGTCGCTTCCAGCGCGGCTGCAGCAGGTCGGGCGCTTCGTCGCGGCCAATGATTACGACGCCACGACGCGTTCGATGCGCGATCTGGCCGCCGAGGCCGGCGCCGATCCCGCCGCCTTCACGCGTCTTGCAAAAGCGCTGGGTTATTCCGGATGGGACGAGTTGCGCGCCGCGCTGACCGAGGCGCGCCGGCCAACGCAAGCCCAGCCGTTCTCGGCCCGCACCCGCGCCGGCCGCAACGGGCCCCACGCCGAAATCTCGCTGGTCGCCGACAAGCTGGAAGCCGAGGCGGCAGGCCTTGCGCGTATCGCGCCCGGCGCTGTGGCCGACGCGGCGAAGGCTTTGAACGCGGCGCGACGGATCTGGATCGCCGGTTTTCGTAGCTGCCGCAGCGTGGCCGAGTTGCTCAACTATCAGCTTCGGCTGTTCCGCCCCGACGAGGTACATCTGGTCGGCGGCTCCGGCCCGGAAGATCTCGACCTCGGCGCCTTCCGGAGCGGCGATGCGGTCGTAGTCATCGGCTTTGCTCCCTATTCCAGAGCCAGCGTGCTGTCCGCGCGTGCCGCGCATGATTCCGGCGCCACGCTGGTCGCGATTGCCGACGCGATCACCGCGCCGATGGCGGAGGGCGCTGATCATCTGCTGCTCTATGAAGCCGCCGCATCGCCCGGATTCTTTCCGAGCCTGACCGGCGCCATTGCGATTGCGCAGTCGCTGGCCGCGGTCACCTTCGTGCTCGGCGGCGCCAAGGCAAAGCGCCGCCTCGAAGAGACCGAAGGCCGGCTGGCCGCGATGTCGCAATATGTTGCCGAGGAGGGTTGA
- a CDS encoding amino acid ABC transporter substrate-binding protein: MKRIIIATGLLAASCLTAQAAATLDTVKQRGTLVCGVSAGFAGFSTPDSQGNYKGLDVDYCRALAAGVLGDATKVRYVALTAQNRFTALQSGEIDVLYRNSTQTYLRGTTLGLRQGPVNFYDGQGFVVRADAGVKDLKGLNGATVCVAQGTTHEVTLGDYGRANGIEWKPLVFDRTDTMYQTFFGGRCDAMTQDASALAGAVTTAASNPADYVVLPQTISKEPLGPFTRNGDEVWTDIIAWLHYGLIEAEELGVTAANVDEMAKSSSVPAIQRLLGTSGELGSRLGLDNKWMLKAIKTGGNYGEIFERNVGKSSPLKLDRGLNATWSKGGLMYALPFK; the protein is encoded by the coding sequence ATGAAGAGGATCATCATCGCTACAGGCTTGCTCGCCGCATCGTGCCTGACGGCGCAGGCGGCCGCTACACTGGATACGGTCAAGCAGCGCGGCACGCTGGTGTGCGGCGTCAGCGCCGGCTTTGCCGGCTTCTCGACCCCGGACTCGCAAGGCAACTACAAGGGGCTCGACGTCGACTATTGCCGTGCTTTGGCGGCCGGGGTACTCGGTGACGCCACAAAAGTGCGATATGTCGCGCTCACCGCGCAGAATCGCTTCACCGCCCTGCAATCGGGCGAAATCGACGTGCTCTATCGCAACTCGACCCAGACCTATCTGCGCGGCACGACGCTCGGACTGCGGCAGGGGCCGGTCAATTTCTATGACGGCCAGGGGTTTGTCGTGCGTGCCGATGCCGGCGTGAAGGATTTAAAGGGCCTGAACGGCGCCACCGTCTGCGTCGCGCAGGGTACGACCCACGAGGTCACGCTCGGCGATTACGGCCGCGCCAACGGGATCGAATGGAAGCCGCTGGTGTTCGACCGCACCGACACCATGTACCAGACCTTCTTCGGCGGGCGCTGCGATGCCATGACCCAGGATGCTTCCGCGCTGGCGGGCGCCGTCACCACGGCGGCCTCGAACCCCGCCGACTATGTCGTCCTGCCGCAGACCATCAGCAAGGAGCCGCTCGGACCGTTCACCCGCAACGGCGACGAGGTGTGGACCGACATCATCGCCTGGCTGCATTACGGCCTGATCGAGGCGGAAGAACTCGGCGTCACCGCCGCCAATGTCGACGAGATGGCGAAGTCCAGCAGCGTCCCGGCCATCCAGCGGCTGCTCGGCACGTCAGGCGAACTCGGGTCGCGGCTCGGCCTCGACAACAAATGGATGCTGAAGGCGATCAAGACAGGCGGCAATTACGGCGAGATTTTTGAGCGCAATGTCGGCAAGTCGAGCCCGCTGAAGCTCGATCGCGGCCTGAACGCGACCTGGAGCAAGGGCGGCCTGATGTACGCCCTGCCGTTCAAGTGA
- a CDS encoding amino acid ABC transporter permease gives MTTSTPELRRRRQLRFSLNRQQIIGLLWQVVVVGIAVAIVAFLWSNALHNLSVRRISTGFAFLGREAGMPIADTWLAYSPKDPYARAFIVGIINTLRVAVIGIVLATVIGTLIGIARLSSNWLLSRLAAVYVELLRDIPLLLQLLFWYVLMQGLPAARAAWKPIEGVFLSNRGLVLPSVPIAEANLWVIAAVVAGLIALYVLRRQLMARQMADGKVRHLWPYALALLVALPALVSFGLGASWTVTLPELRGFNFVGGLTLAPEYFALLIALVTYTSAFIAEIVRSGIQAVPRGQWDAANALGLRRSFVLQRIVLPQALRVIIPPMTSQYLNLTKNSSLAVAVGYQDVVSIANTTLNQTGQAIEAIALIMMVFLTISLGISLFMNWYNARIALVER, from the coding sequence GTGACGACATCGACACCCGAACTCCGCCGCCGCAGGCAATTGCGCTTCTCGTTGAACCGCCAGCAGATCATCGGCCTGCTCTGGCAGGTCGTGGTGGTCGGGATCGCGGTCGCGATCGTCGCTTTCCTGTGGTCGAACGCCCTGCACAATCTGTCGGTACGCCGGATTTCGACCGGTTTTGCCTTTCTCGGCCGCGAAGCCGGGATGCCGATCGCGGACACCTGGCTCGCCTACAGCCCGAAGGACCCTTACGCCCGCGCCTTCATCGTCGGCATCATCAATACGCTCCGCGTCGCCGTCATCGGCATCGTGCTGGCGACCGTGATCGGCACGCTGATCGGCATCGCGCGGCTGTCGTCGAACTGGCTGCTGTCGCGGCTTGCCGCGGTCTATGTCGAGCTGCTGCGCGACATTCCCCTGCTGCTGCAGCTGCTGTTCTGGTACGTGCTGATGCAGGGATTGCCGGCGGCGCGGGCCGCATGGAAACCGATTGAAGGAGTGTTTCTTTCCAACCGGGGCCTGGTGCTTCCATCCGTCCCGATCGCGGAAGCAAACCTCTGGGTGATCGCAGCCGTCGTCGCCGGGCTGATCGCGCTATACGTTCTGCGGCGGCAATTGATGGCGCGGCAAATGGCCGACGGCAAGGTGCGGCATCTCTGGCCGTACGCTTTGGCCTTGCTCGTGGCATTGCCGGCGCTGGTGTCGTTTGGCTTGGGCGCATCCTGGACCGTCACGCTGCCGGAGCTGCGCGGGTTCAATTTCGTCGGCGGGCTGACGCTGGCGCCGGAATATTTCGCGCTGCTGATCGCGCTCGTCACCTACACGTCGGCCTTCATCGCCGAGATCGTCCGCAGCGGTATCCAGGCCGTTCCCCGAGGCCAGTGGGACGCCGCCAACGCGCTCGGCCTGCGCCGGAGTTTCGTACTCCAGCGCATCGTGCTGCCGCAGGCGCTGCGCGTCATCATTCCGCCGATGACCAGCCAGTACCTCAACCTCACCAAGAATTCCTCGCTGGCCGTCGCGGTCGGCTACCAGGACGTGGTGTCGATCGCCAACACGACGCTGAACCAGACCGGCCAGGCGATCGAAGCCATCGCGCTCATCATGATGGTGTTCCTGACCATCAGCCTCGGCATCAGCCTGTTCATGAACTGGTACAATGCGCGCATCGCGCTGGTGGAGCGCTGA
- a CDS encoding serine hydrolase domain-containing protein, with product MTGLISGAAIPGLAAPLRTSSRNGEIDAILQARVDAADVPGVVAMAATEHSVIYQGAFGARSLGTAARMSADTVFSIASMTKLLTSVAALQLVERDKLKLDEPAARIDPTLGSPQVLDGFDVQGAPQLRDARKPITLRHLLTHTSGFSYQLWDTNVVRYNKTARNDTAMPRTPLMFDPDTRWAYGGSLDRVGRLVEIVSGQSLDRYFRDHILGPLGMHDTAFSLTERQRARQASLHLRKADGTLVPQPRVRRTEPKVISGGGGIYSTAPDYLTLLQALLNGGGLAGKSILRPQTVAFMSTNQIGNLDAGILKTTNPALSDNVDFFPGVRLRWGLGDMINIDPVPDGRSAGSLTWAGLYNTYYWIDPASHIAGVIMMQVLPFADQRALNIYRLFERGIYRVHRAA from the coding sequence GTGACAGGCCTGATCTCCGGCGCAGCCATTCCCGGCCTTGCAGCTCCGCTCCGCACGTCGTCCCGCAACGGCGAAATCGACGCCATTTTGCAGGCTCGGGTCGATGCGGCAGACGTGCCAGGCGTTGTCGCCATGGCCGCAACCGAGCATTCGGTGATCTATCAGGGCGCATTCGGCGCGAGAAGCCTGGGCACCGCTGCCAGGATGTCGGCCGATACGGTGTTCAGCATTGCATCAATGACCAAATTGCTGACATCCGTCGCAGCACTGCAACTCGTCGAGCGGGACAAACTCAAACTGGACGAACCGGCAGCAAGAATTGATCCGACGCTCGGGTCGCCCCAGGTTCTCGATGGTTTCGATGTGCAAGGAGCCCCGCAACTGCGCGACGCGCGAAAGCCGATCACGCTGCGCCATCTGCTGACGCACACATCGGGCTTTAGCTATCAGCTTTGGGACACGAATGTCGTTCGCTACAACAAAACAGCCCGCAACGATACAGCGATGCCGCGCACGCCGCTGATGTTCGATCCGGACACCAGGTGGGCCTATGGTGGCAGTCTCGACCGGGTCGGCCGGTTGGTGGAGATCGTCAGTGGACAGAGTTTGGATCGCTATTTCCGGGATCACATTCTTGGCCCGCTCGGGATGCACGACACCGCCTTCTCGCTTACCGAGAGGCAGCGCGCCCGCCAGGCAAGTCTGCATTTGCGCAAGGCGGATGGAACGCTTGTGCCGCAGCCCCGGGTGAGACGAACTGAGCCGAAAGTGATTTCGGGTGGCGGCGGCATCTATTCCACAGCGCCGGATTATCTGACTCTGCTTCAGGCGCTGCTGAACGGCGGAGGGCTTGCCGGGAAAAGCATCCTGCGGCCGCAGACGGTTGCGTTCATGTCCACGAACCAGATCGGCAACCTCGATGCGGGAATTCTCAAGACGACAAATCCGGCATTGTCTGACAACGTCGATTTTTTCCCGGGTGTCCGGCTGCGGTGGGGGCTTGGCGATATGATCAATATCGATCCTGTGCCTGACGGACGCAGCGCAGGCAGCCTGACATGGGCCGGGCTTTACAACACCTACTATTGGATCGACCCGGCGTCGCATATCGCAGGTGTGATCATGATGCAGGTATTGCCGTTCGCCGACCAGCGCGCGCTTAACATCTACCGTCTATTCGAGCGCGGCATCTACCGTGTCCATAGGGCAGCCTGA
- a CDS encoding arylsulfatase, whose translation MRITLVHALKHSIVPIEASFAKLWPDARLMNLLDDSLSADLARDGGLTDAMTERFLRLGRYAAGTGSDAILFTCSAFGPCIEAVARAHAPMPVLKPNEAMIEQAVAKGRKIGLLSTFPPTLASMPPEFPSSIELVPKLAEGAMAALDRGDRATHDRLVVEASKDLRECDLIALAQYSMAPAAEQVAEVTGRPVLTTPDSAVLKLKGMLAAGRT comes from the coding sequence ATGCGCATCACGCTCGTCCACGCCCTGAAACATTCGATTGTGCCGATCGAGGCCTCGTTCGCAAAACTTTGGCCCGACGCCCGCCTGATGAACCTGCTCGACGACAGCCTGTCGGCCGATCTGGCGCGCGACGGCGGGCTCACCGACGCCATGACCGAGCGCTTCCTTAGGCTCGGGCGCTACGCGGCCGGCACCGGATCGGACGCGATTCTGTTCACCTGCTCCGCCTTCGGGCCCTGCATCGAAGCGGTTGCCCGTGCACACGCGCCCATGCCAGTGCTCAAGCCCAATGAGGCGATGATCGAGCAGGCCGTCGCAAAGGGCCGCAAGATCGGTTTGTTGTCGACGTTCCCGCCGACGCTGGCGTCGATGCCGCCGGAATTTCCGTCGTCGATCGAACTGGTGCCGAAACTGGCTGAAGGCGCCATGGCCGCGCTCGACCGCGGGGACCGCGCGACCCATGACCGCCTGGTGGTGGAAGCCTCAAAGGACCTGCGGGAATGCGATCTCATCGCGCTCGCGCAGTACAGCATGGCGCCAGCGGCAGAACAGGTCGCCGAGGTAACCGGGCGGCCAGTGCTGACGACACCCGACAGCGCGGTGCTCAAATTGAAGGGAATGCTTGCCGCCGGCCGCACCTAG
- a CDS encoding methyl-accepting chemotaxis protein — protein MTSARKLGIRAKLFFAFAAVSGTTVIAGAAAWLMFSQVRDLFHGVAGRNIPEIVETLGLQTDTQALAGSAPTLLAVKSQAQRQQEMTALKARQEGIAKRLDEVARTQSDREAIDRLNKLIAAMNTKLVALDVAVDDRLKLSARGEEIVKAAQITQTKFNDVLLPAGEKAQADINMVSMTLGGDANQSMMTLLKLVSTQVPVSQGFADLVGFVNLASSLLDRAAVAPDVESVTALEKNFKAMSAKVEEKLDIVNTLQPTEGLPKAGEAWLKLGSGETIFDTRRKELAASQLGQKLLDETRGLTGELAKEVAGQVKAVTNKTKEATDRSDEAIGFGTFVMLMIAAISVAGAALFVWFYIGRNLVARLVGLEQTMTRLAGGDLSAEVETRRGGDEIGQMAQALSVFREGIVQANAAAAQKAAEQEAKQRQAAVIDQLTREFNDGATNALAAVSTAASRMKGSAEKMSRVAAQAKEQTGVVASASEQAAANVQTVAAATEELSGSITEISRQVGESARIAAQAVEQVAKSEVTVTELANAANRIGEVVGLINTIAAQTNLLALNATIEAARAGEAGKGFAVVASEVKSLATQTARATEGITAQVSAIQGSTQEAVDTIKGIGQIIDKMSEIATTVASAVEEQGAATAEIARNIQQAASGTQNVSNNIVGVSSAANETGQTASDVLQSSDGLAAESEALSNEVGRFLARIKAA, from the coding sequence GGCGCTGGCCGGTTCCGCCCCGACCTTGCTGGCGGTAAAATCGCAGGCACAGCGGCAGCAGGAAATGACCGCGCTGAAGGCGCGTCAGGAGGGCATCGCGAAGCGGCTCGACGAGGTCGCCCGCACGCAATCCGATCGGGAAGCGATCGATCGGCTGAACAAGCTGATTGCCGCGATGAACACCAAGCTGGTTGCGCTCGACGTCGCGGTCGACGATCGTCTCAAGCTCAGCGCCCGTGGCGAAGAGATCGTGAAGGCGGCCCAGATTACCCAGACCAAGTTCAACGACGTGCTGCTCCCGGCGGGCGAAAAGGCCCAGGCCGACATCAACATGGTTTCCATGACGCTGGGCGGCGACGCCAACCAGTCGATGATGACGCTGCTCAAGCTGGTCTCGACCCAGGTGCCTGTGTCGCAGGGCTTTGCCGATCTCGTCGGCTTCGTCAATCTGGCGTCGAGCCTGCTGGATCGCGCCGCAGTCGCGCCGGATGTCGAAAGTGTCACGGCGCTCGAGAAGAATTTCAAGGCGATGTCGGCAAAGGTCGAGGAGAAGCTCGATATCGTCAACACCCTGCAACCGACCGAGGGTCTGCCCAAGGCGGGGGAAGCCTGGCTGAAGCTCGGCTCGGGCGAGACGATCTTCGACACGCGCCGCAAGGAGCTCGCCGCCAGCCAGCTCGGGCAGAAACTGCTCGACGAGACGCGCGGCTTGACCGGTGAACTCGCAAAGGAAGTCGCAGGCCAGGTCAAGGCCGTCACCAACAAAACCAAGGAAGCCACCGACCGTTCCGACGAGGCCATTGGTTTCGGCACGTTCGTGATGCTGATGATCGCCGCGATCAGCGTCGCAGGCGCCGCCTTGTTCGTCTGGTTCTATATCGGCCGCAATCTGGTGGCGCGGCTGGTCGGTCTGGAGCAGACCATGACGCGGCTCGCCGGCGGTGACCTGTCTGCCGAGGTCGAGACACGACGTGGCGGTGACGAAATCGGCCAGATGGCGCAAGCGCTGTCGGTGTTCCGCGAAGGCATTGTGCAAGCGAACGCGGCGGCGGCCCAAAAGGCGGCCGAGCAGGAGGCGAAACAGCGACAAGCCGCTGTCATCGACCAATTGACGCGCGAGTTCAACGACGGCGCGACCAATGCGCTGGCCGCGGTGTCTACCGCTGCGTCGCGCATGAAGGGTTCGGCGGAGAAGATGTCGAGGGTCGCCGCGCAGGCCAAGGAACAAACCGGTGTCGTCGCATCGGCTTCCGAACAGGCTGCCGCGAACGTTCAGACGGTTGCGGCTGCGACTGAAGAGCTTTCGGGCTCGATCACCGAGATTTCCCGTCAGGTCGGCGAATCCGCCCGTATCGCCGCCCAGGCGGTGGAGCAGGTGGCGAAGAGCGAAGTCACGGTCACCGAGCTTGCCAACGCGGCCAACCGCATCGGCGAGGTGGTCGGCCTGATCAACACGATCGCGGCGCAGACCAACCTGCTGGCGCTGAACGCGACCATCGAAGCCGCGCGAGCGGGCGAGGCCGGCAAGGGCTTTGCCGTCGTCGCCTCCGAGGTCAAGAGCCTTGCCACGCAAACGGCGCGCGCCACCGAGGGCATCACCGCGCAGGTCTCGGCCATTCAGGGCTCAACCCAGGAGGCGGTCGATACCATCAAGGGCATCGGCCAGATCATCGACAAGATGTCGGAGATCGCGACGACAGTCGCTTCCGCGGTCGAGGAGCAGGGCGCCGCGACGGCGGAGATCGCACGCAACATCCAGCAGGCGGCATCCGGAACGCAGAACGTTTCCAACAATATCGTCGGCGTCTCCAGCGCAGCCAATGAGACCGGCCAAACCGCATCCGACGTTCTGCAATCCTCCGACGGTCTGGCGGCGGAGTCGGAAGCGCTCAGCAACGAGGTCGGCCGCTTCCTGGCGCGCATCAAGGCCGCGTAA
- a CDS encoding amino acid ABC transporter permease, translating to MTSISDVPKNPLPFNSARSRKVPGGRVIRWLRANLFASVTSGVISVLLIALLGKALVSLVQWGYWNAIWSVPGDQTAACRSIRGLGACWAVIPEKYRFILFGTYPFDEQWRPALVCLTFIALFYVSSRRSWLRKELVAVWAAALILIGVLMWGGIAGLTYVSQDRWGGLPVTLILATFGLAFGFPLGIVVALGRRSKLPAIRSLCVLYVELIRGVPLISLLFMASVMFPLFMPDGVNIDKLLRAQIAFVLYAGAYLAEVIRGGLQAVPRGQHDAADALGLSYWKKNGLIILPQAIRHVIPPLVNTFIAFFKDTSLVLIIGIFDLLTTAKTSIIDPAWQPFSIEVYVFVGVIYFLFCFAMSRYSRSLEAQARPG from the coding sequence ATGACGTCGATATCGGATGTGCCGAAAAATCCACTGCCGTTCAACAGCGCGCGATCGCGCAAGGTCCCGGGCGGGCGCGTCATCCGCTGGCTGCGCGCCAACCTGTTCGCCTCGGTCACCTCAGGCGTCATTTCCGTGCTTCTGATCGCGCTGCTCGGCAAGGCGCTGGTGAGCCTCGTGCAATGGGGCTACTGGAATGCGATCTGGTCGGTGCCCGGCGACCAGACCGCCGCCTGCCGCTCGATCCGCGGGCTCGGCGCCTGCTGGGCCGTCATCCCCGAAAAATACCGCTTCATCCTGTTCGGCACCTATCCGTTCGATGAACAATGGCGGCCGGCGCTGGTGTGCCTGACCTTCATTGCGCTGTTCTACGTGTCGAGCCGGCGGAGCTGGTTGCGCAAGGAGTTGGTGGCGGTGTGGGCGGCCGCACTGATCCTGATCGGCGTGCTGATGTGGGGCGGCATCGCCGGGCTGACCTACGTATCGCAGGACCGCTGGGGCGGGCTGCCGGTGACGCTCATCCTGGCAACCTTCGGGCTCGCCTTCGGCTTTCCGCTCGGCATCGTCGTGGCGCTCGGCCGCCGCTCGAAACTTCCCGCGATCCGCTCGCTCTGCGTGCTCTATGTCGAGCTGATCCGCGGCGTTCCCCTGATCAGCCTCCTGTTCATGGCCAGCGTGATGTTTCCGCTGTTCATGCCCGACGGCGTCAATATCGACAAGCTGCTGCGCGCGCAGATCGCGTTCGTGCTGTACGCGGGCGCGTATCTGGCCGAAGTGATCCGTGGCGGCCTGCAGGCCGTTCCGCGCGGGCAGCACGACGCCGCCGACGCGCTCGGGCTATCCTATTGGAAGAAGAACGGTCTGATCATCCTGCCGCAGGCGATCCGCCACGTGATCCCACCGCTGGTGAACACGTTCATCGCCTTCTTCAAGGATACCAGCCTGGTGCTGATTATCGGTATCTTCGACCTGCTGACGACGGCGAAGACGTCGATCATCGATCCCGCCTGGCAGCCGTTCAGCATCGAAGTCTACGTGTTCGTGGGAGTGATCTACTTCCTGTTCTGCTTCGCCATGTCGCGCTACAGCCGCAGCCTGGAGGCGCAGGCACGGCCGGGGTGA
- a CDS encoding aspartate aminotransferase family protein, translating to MSVSKSRVLHRSLRETPPRAIGGEGVWLIGEDGRRILDASGGAAVSCLGHQHPRVLAAMARQVSKLAYAHTSFFSSEPAEALADKLVGHEPGGLGYAYLVSGGSEAIEASIKLARQYFIEAGQPQRQRFIARRQSYHGNTLGALAAGGNAWRREPYAPLLSTAFSHVTPAFAYHEKRDSESEADFVARLAAELEAEFQRLGPENVAAFIAEPVVGATAGCVPAPEGYFRAVREMCDRHGALLILDEVMCGMGRTGTRHAWEQEGIAPDIQAIAKGLGGGYQPIGAMLASTRIVDAIRDGSGAFQHGHTYLAHPLACAAALEVQRVIDDEQLLDRVKDLGRHLERRLTERFGNHRHVGDIRGRGLFQAIELVADRATRAPFDPALKLNQRIKAIAFEGGLGCYPAGGCMDGRSGDHVLLAPPYIATAADIDMIVDRLGHAVDLALKSVGH from the coding sequence ATGAGCGTCAGCAAGAGCCGCGTGCTGCATCGAAGTCTGCGTGAAACCCCTCCCAGGGCGATCGGCGGCGAGGGCGTCTGGCTGATTGGCGAGGACGGCAGGCGGATTCTGGATGCGTCCGGCGGGGCCGCCGTCTCCTGTCTCGGCCACCAGCATCCGCGCGTGCTCGCGGCGATGGCGCGGCAGGTGTCGAAGCTGGCCTACGCCCACACCAGTTTCTTCTCGTCGGAGCCGGCCGAAGCGCTGGCCGACAAGCTCGTGGGCCACGAGCCCGGCGGGCTGGGTTACGCCTATCTCGTCAGCGGCGGCTCGGAAGCGATCGAGGCCAGCATCAAGCTGGCGCGGCAGTATTTTATCGAAGCCGGCCAGCCGCAACGCCAGCGCTTCATCGCACGTCGCCAGAGCTATCATGGCAATACGCTGGGTGCGCTGGCTGCCGGCGGCAATGCCTGGCGTCGTGAGCCCTATGCGCCCCTGCTGTCAACGGCCTTCAGCCATGTGACGCCGGCCTTCGCCTATCACGAAAAACGCGACAGCGAATCCGAGGCAGATTTCGTCGCCCGGCTGGCGGCCGAGCTGGAGGCGGAATTCCAGCGACTTGGCCCGGAGAACGTGGCGGCGTTCATCGCCGAGCCCGTGGTGGGCGCGACCGCGGGCTGCGTGCCGGCGCCGGAGGGATATTTCCGCGCCGTTCGCGAGATGTGCGACCGGCATGGCGCGCTCCTCATCCTCGACGAGGTGATGTGCGGCATGGGTCGCACCGGCACGCGCCATGCCTGGGAGCAGGAGGGCATCGCCCCCGACATCCAGGCGATCGCCAAGGGATTGGGCGGCGGCTATCAGCCGATCGGCGCCATGCTTGCGAGCACGCGCATCGTCGATGCCATCCGTGACGGTTCGGGCGCATTCCAGCACGGCCATACCTATCTGGCCCATCCGCTGGCCTGCGCCGCGGCGCTTGAGGTGCAGCGGGTGATCGATGACGAGCAATTGCTCGACAGGGTCAAGGATCTCGGCCGCCACCTCGAGCGGCGCCTGACCGAGCGTTTTGGTAATCACCGGCATGTCGGCGACATCAGGGGCCGCGGGCTATTCCAGGCCATCGAACTGGTCGCCGATCGCGCCACCCGAGCGCCGTTCGATCCGGCGCTGAAATTGAACCAGCGCATCAAGGCGATCGCCTTCGAAGGCGGGCTCGGTTGTTATCCCGCGGGCGGATGCATGGACGGTCGCAGCGGCGATCATGTCCTGCTCGCGCCGCCCTATATTGCGACGGCGGCCGATATCGACATGATCGTCGACCGCTTAGGGCACGCGGTCGACTTAGCGTTGAAGAGTGTGGGTCATTAG